The Mytilus trossulus isolate FHL-02 chromosome 3, PNRI_Mtr1.1.1.hap1, whole genome shotgun sequence genome contains a region encoding:
- the LOC134712346 gene encoding angiopoietin-2-like: MQDANFNHMKEFFKSKTLEYSSQIQNLEILVIKLQNQLLMEKLDKQNHSTSITRLENSILKLENELLRLNHSHFDLKIENDKMNRQKLKYLQLDHVPKNDSKQAKEITDQTSKSYEIITQQQSKITQLAELLKNQSKAIQHMKTRYDYLEDQNRMLFQMVMNQTTLMTQIMSRVQELSDQNMQHRIEAQSLKEKLAMSKLSDKKENNHISEVSNELLEKIDAIVSDTKLDMADDRKSKTNTQETAKFGNEDETDEKLKAYINKTKRLADITYNWCGKHRMVCIYKSIRLATCVPFVPLYWSVCEERQIRDTTRPQMEYGYDRRKTTKKELDELKEQIFNKVNALPVAEDPKDRNEEKADENIKDDDTKSHAFVQGSENEIVEISKQSIESKPQTVDVDRKVIEENLELKLPKPTAEETTNKIKNTDTTGNEKSSEIKASQQGVQLESIISNKVQDSNTGNENTVDRNPNVQSDIKPHENTVKPDIGQAQETLLTNSKPTTKEDTEFQKPVPKDNPTINQQQENKNQKANTQEGLPLNDQKEKNSKSIKEQTNKGQNNESPEQKDKKMALEEPVPIEKPVKTSQQENTILNHDKIPDNKTAQKKVAKDKPQVKNSKTDEPPKKKSSDKQPSTQHKKADNIKSQKLSPKKDSKITNQEKKQDDKALDPAKQNKKEVKETTKQHKNHKEDTLKEVKLRYPKKDQTEPKDCYDYYMQGYKRNSIYKIKPYGFGKSIQVYCDMKDGGWTLIQKRSDGTTKFFREWAEYKNGFGGLYGEHWLGNDYIHYLTNQDHYKLRIELTNWEKTKKFAEYDVFRVDDEKEGYKLTISGYNGDAGDGMAKHNGHKFSTKDVDNDKVVKEFGGSCATRFSGAWWYYKCYMSNLNGLYYRNGQIPPKMFDGITWKPWTGPNYSLRSVEMKIRPSTAKDK, from the exons atGCAAGACGCAAACTTTAATCATATGAAAGAATTCTTTAAATCTAAAACACTTGAATATTCATCTCAGATCCAAAATTTAGAAATTCTTGTAataaaacttcaaaaccaaCTATTGATGGAAAAATTGGACAAGCAAAATCATTCCACATCTATAACTCGGTTAGAAAATAGTATTCTTAAACTAGAGAATGAATTACTAAGGCTAAACCATAGCCATTTTGacttgaaaatagaaaatgataaaatgaatagACAGAAGCTAAAATATCTACAGTTGGATCACGTGCCAAAAAACGATTCTAAGCAAGCAAAAGAAATAACAGATCAGACATCGAAAagttatgaaataataacacaaCAACAAAGCAAAATAACACAACTAGCAGAATTACTCAAGAATCAGTCAAAAGCAATTCAACACATGAAAACGAGATACGATTATTTGGAAGATCAGAACCGGATGCTCTTCCAGATGGTCATGAATCAGACGACACTGATGACACAAATAATGTCACGAGTACAAGAATTATCAGATCAAAATATGCAACATAGGATAGAAGCACAAAGTCTAAAGGAGAAATTGGCAATGTCAAAATTAtctgataaaaaagaaaataatcatatttcaGAGGTATCGAATGAATTGCTAGAAAAAATTGATGCAATAGTATCAGACACAAAGTTAGATATGGCAGACGATAGAAAGAGCAAGACTAATACCCAGGAAACAGCAAAATTTGGCAATGAAGACGAGACAGACGAAAAACTGAAAGCctacataaataaaacaaaaaggctTGCCGACATTACATATAATTGGTGTGGAAAACACCGAATGGTCTGTATATACAAATCTATTAGACTGGCAACGTGTGTACCATTTGTTCCTCTGTACTGGTCTGTGTGTGAGGAAAGACAAATAAGAGATACAACAAGACCACAAATGGAGTATGGATATGACAgaaggaaaacaacaaaaaaagaactGGATGAATTGAAGGAGCAGATATTCAATAAAGTAAATGCGCTGCCTGTAGCTGAAGACCCAAAAGATAGAAACGAGGAAAAGGCAGATGAGAACATAAAAGATGACGACACTAAATCACACGCCTTTGTACAAGGAAGCGAAAACGAAATAGTTGAGATCTCAAAACAAAGTATCGAGAGCAAACCTCAGACAGTTGACGTAGATAGAAAGGTAATTGAAGAAAACTTAGAGCTAAAACTTCCCAAACCAACCGCAGAAGAAACTacgaataaaataaaaaatacagatacaacaggcaatgaaaaatcatcagaaatcaAAGCATCACAACAGGGTGTTCAATTAGAAAGTATAATTTCTAACAAGGTTCAAGACAGCAACACAGGGAACGAAAACACGGTAGACAGGAATCCTAATGTGCAATCAGATATTAAACCTCATGAAAATACCGTAAAGCCGGACATAGGCCAAGCACAAGAAACTTTACTGACAAATAGTAAACCTACTACAAAAGAAGATACAGAATTTCAAAAACCTGTACCTAAAGATAACCCAACCATTAACCAACAGcaggaaaataaaaatcaaaaggccaATACGCAAGAAGGTTTACCTCTAAATGATCAGAAGGAAAAGAACTCCAAAtcaataaaagaacaaacaaataaaggaCAGAACAACGAGTCTCCAGAACAGAAGGACAAGAAAATGGCTCTCGAAGAACCGGTACCAATTGAAAAACCAGTAAAAACTTCACAGCAAGAAAACACTATACTAAACCACGATAAGATACCGGATAACAAAACGGCACAGAAGAAAGTGGCAAAAGATAAACCCCAAGTTAAAAATTCAAAGACAGATGAACCTCCCAAAAAAAAGTCCTCCGACAAACAACCAAGTACACAACACAAAAAAGCTGACAACATAAAATCTCAAAAGCTATCACCTAAAAAGGACTCAAAAATTACGAATCAAGAGAAGAAACAAGATGATAAAGCTCTGGATCcagcaaaacaaaataagaaagaagtgaaagagacaacaaaacaacaCAAGAATCACAAAGAAGATACATTGAAAGAAGTTAAACTACGATACCCGAAAAAGGATCAAACAGAACCTAAAG ATTGTTATGACTATTATATGCAAGGATACAAACGAAattcaatttacaaaataaaaccatatGGTTTTGGTAAAAGTATACAGGTATATTGTGACATGAAAGACGGAGGGTGGACATTGATACAGAAACGGTCGGATGGTACTACTAAATTCTTTAGGGAGTGGGCAGAATACAAAAATGGTTTTGGAG gatTATATGGTGAGCACTGGTTAGGCAATGACTACATTCACTACCTCACAAACCAGGACCATTACAAACTAAGGATAGAACTAACAAATTGGGAGAAAACAAAGAAGTTTGCTGAATATGATGTATTCAGGGTTGATGATGAGAAAGAAGGATATAAACTAACAATAAGTGGATACAATGGAGATGCTGGGGATGGAATGGCCAAACATAATGGTCATAAATTCTCTACCAAGGATGTGGATAATGATAAAGTTGTGAAAGAATTCGGGGGAAGTTGTGCCACCCGATTTAGTGGAGCATGGTGGTATTACAAATGCTATATGTCAAATTTGAATGGACTCTATTATAGAAATGGACAAATCCCACCCAAAATGTTTGATGGTATAACATGGAAGCCCTGGACAGGACCGAATTATTCTTTACGTTCAGTGGAAATGAAAATTAGACCATCTACGGCAAAGGATAAATAA
- the LOC134711018 gene encoding putative mediator of RNA polymerase II transcription subunit 26, translating into MEKNLFFLVFALYSLVQGGDLDISLCDARQWYLKCAAEGLFDGPLTGSQESVQYEIEDILLKSRNDPTQRQVDCILLEQFENILKKKSKGNEGDNSEAVNEVEVDETDILEEETEHDVTASTENTYNKDEDNQVMDETNSLPDEVTHSSHLPSNSHGETSEDEDSKNAAEMGTVGESKEQNGNQEMATESNGEQFHVMEENEQNTIDQNSDKPKTTKQNKEYEEPQLQTTEHNEEHQHTMEQTDEQPQTSEQHGTNTQKEHNEEQHKSTEQSEHDDKVQQTTEHSVENQQTTDHSEEQQQTTEQTVEHTTIQSDDQLHVTENGGDQQQKAAPQEEDQQNIKERNDYQTQTTDQNRTHKKTTEQDEDQPQMMEQNHKTQITERNDESNTMEQNRAQPQAIEQYEFQSEFIDSIIADLFQADDASEQDSAANTGSLNSEQTMPIQTQQNSENADVRTHALQDEAQLSGFTQEKEIRQEMQADKTSQTTEHLKTDMHEIEKGNEKHMEKETDKASTTEQYNDASPETNKIRPTDNISNSEHLQNVKDFDSESGYSDAEKDNNLLNFGVCRTDKSSATDIFLSRYLPSINTINESTTEKCSDCHGFETDNKNNMPDEFRDKDIIMNKHESTVSSKKLVQKDSPHDLPQEHTDSTKKDSKLSDLVPSNENTNDEGYVLNSGNEVKSDD; encoded by the exons ATGgaaaagaatttgttttttcttgtattCGCACTTTACAGTCTTGTTCAGGG AGGTGATTTGGACATTTCATTATGTGATGCTCGCCAGTGGTATTTGAAATGTGCAGCAGAAGGACTGTTTGACGGACCATTAACTGGGTCTCAAGAATCAGTgcagtacgaaattgaagatatattattaaaaagtaGAAATGATCCGACTCAAAGACAAGTAGACTGTATCTTATTGGaacagtttgaaaatattttaaaaaagaagtcAAAAGGGAACGAAGGTGATAATAGTGAAGCTGTAAACGAAGTGGAAGTTGATGAAACCGACATTCTTGAGGAAGAAACAGAGCACGATGTAACTGCTTCAACTGAAAATACTTATAACAAAGACGAAGATAATCAAGTAATGGACGAAACAAATAGTTTACCAGATGAAGTCACACATAGTTCCCATCTCCCGTCAAATTCTCATGGTGAAACAAGCGAAGATGAAGATTCCAAAAATGCTGCAGAAATGGGTACTGTGGGAGAATCAAAAGAACAAAACGGAAATCAGGAAATGGCAACAGAAAGCAACGGAGAACAATTTCACGTTATGgaagaaaatgaacaaaacacaaTAGATCAAAACAGCGACAAACCAaagacaacaaaacaaaacaaagaatatGAAGAGCCACAATTACAGACAACAGAACATAACGAAGAACATCAACATACAATGGAACAAACTGATGAACAACCACAGACTTCAGAGCAACACGGGACAAACACACAGAAAGAACACAATGAAGAACAACATAAGTCAACGGAACAAAGCGAACATGACGATAAAGTACAACAGACAACAGAACATAGCGTAGAAAATCAACAGACAACAGATCATAGCGAAGAACAACAACAGACAACAGAACAAACCGTAGAACATACTACAATCCAAAGTGATGATCAACTACACGTAACCGAAAATGGGGGAGATCAACAACAGAAAGCAGCACCACAAGAGGAAgatcaacaaaatataaaagaacgAAACGATTATCAAACACAAACAACTGATCAAAATAGAACACATAAAAAGACAACCGAACAGGATGAAGACCAACCACAAATGATGGAACAAAATCACAAAACCCAGATAACGGAGAGAAACGACGAATCGAATACGATGGAACAAAACAGAGCACAACCACAGGCAATAGAGCAATATGAATTTCAATCTGAATTTATTGACTCAATTATTGCAGATCTTTTTCAAGCAGATGATGCAAGCGAACAAGATAGTGCAGCAAACACAGGTAGCTTAAATAGTGAACAAACTATGCCTATCCAAACACAACAAAACAGTGAAAATGCAGATGTTCGAACACATGCTCTACAGGATGAGGCCCAGTTAAGTGGTTTTACACAGGAAAAAGAAATACGTCAAGAGATGCAAGCTGATAAAACAAGCCAAACTACAGAGCATTTGAAAACAGACATGCACGAAATAGAAAAAGGGAATGAAAAACACATGGAAAAAGAAACAGATAAAGCATCAACTACTGAACAATACAATGATGCATCAcctgaaacaaataaaatcaggCCAACAGATAATATTTCGAACAGCGAACATCTTCAAAATGTAAAAGACTTTGATTCGGAATCTGGTTACTCCGATGCAGAAAAAGACAACAATCTATTAAACTTTGGAGTGTGTAGAACAGACAAATCTAGCGCAActgatatatttctttcgcGATATTTGCCGTCAATCAATACAATTAATGAAAGTACAACTGAAAAATGCAGCGATTGTCATGGCTTTGAAACTGACAACAAGAACAACATGCCTGATGAATTTCGTGATAAGGATATCATCATGAACAAACACGAATCCACAGTATCTAGTAAGAAGCTTGTTCAGAAAGACAGCCCTCATGACTTGCCACAAGAACACACAGATTCTACAAAGAAAGACAGTAAACTATCAGATCTGGTTCCCAGCAATGAAAATACAAACGACGAAGGATATGTCTTGAACAGTGGAAACGAAGTCAAGTCTGACGAC
- the LOC134712347 gene encoding breast cancer metastasis-suppressor 1-like protein-A: protein MPTIESEKNETEEEEMDHEPAESDKSSDEESESGSVDDDEISDLDEEEYDHRRTHCLDEMADLERQFSDIKEQLYKERMSQIEQKLIEMKAGKAVEYLNPLAELQENMRINIEVAGILREYMKQNIQRKVESEEIGAKQNMESEKALLYDSIKADLEDKIRRLEEDRHNIDISSDLWHESHISKKNKKKNDSFSTDRRKKPVTITGPYIVYLLRDVDIIEDWTEIKKALKHSQKRKLECEF, encoded by the exons atgCCGACAATTGAAAGTGAGAAAAATGAAACAGAAGAAGAGGAGATGGACCACGAACCAGCTGAAAGCGATAAAAGCTCAGACGAAGAATCAGAATCTGGCTCTGTTGACGACGACGAAATATCtg ACCTAGATGAAGAAGAATATGACCACAGAAGAACTCATTGTTTAGATGAAATGGCAGATCTGGAAAGGCAGTTTTCTGATATAAAAGAGCA ACTATACAAGGAAAGAATGAGTCAGATAGAACAGAAACTGATTGAGATGAAGGCAGGAAAAGCAGTAGAGTATTTAAATCCTTTGGCAGAATTACAAGAAAACATGAGGATAAACATAGAAGTAGCAG GCATTTTGAGAGAGtacatgaaacaaaatattcaaagaaaaGTTGAAAGTGAAGAAATTGgtgcaaaacaaaatatggag agTGAAAAGGCCCTGTTGTATGACTCAATAAAAGCTGATTTAGAGGATAAGATCAGAAGACTGGAGGAAGATAGACATAATATAGACATATCTTCAG atttatggcatgaatctcatatttcaaagaaaaacaaaaagaaaaatgattcTTTTTCTACAGATCGAAGGAAAAAGCCAGTTACAATCACAG gacCATATATTGTGTATCTTTTGAGAGATGTAGATATTATTGAAGATTGGACAGAAATTAAAAAG